CAGGCGTGATGATCGCGCCGCCGGGCGGGTTGCGCACGGAGCAGGAAGTGTTGTCCTACTTCGAGGCCGTGTTTGACCGGATCGGCAACGTGCCGACGGTGCTGCAGGACTTTCCGTTTTCGACAGGCACCTGGATGTCGGTGCCGGTGATCGGCCAGTTGATCGAGCGGCATCCGCAGATTCAGGCCGTCAAGGAAGAGGACCTGCCCAGCATCACCAAGATCACCAAGCTGCGCGCCCTGCCCGGCCGCCGGGTCGCCATTCTGACCGGCAACAACGCGATGTTCCTGCCGCTGGAAATGGGCCGCGGCATTGACGGGCCGATGGCCGGGTTCTCGCATCCCGAGATGCTGTCGCAGGTGTACTCGCTGTACACGGCAGGCCGTGTCGATGAAGCCCACGCGGTGTTCGACCGCTACCTGCCCTTGCTGAGCTACGAGAACCAGAGTCAATGGGGCGTCGCCGTCCGCAAGGAAATCATGAAACGCCGAGGCGCGATCAAGCATGCGGGCATGCGCCGGCCGGGTCCGAAGCTGGACGCGACCGACCATGCCGAGATCGATCTGCTGCTTGAACGCCTGAAGCGCACCCTGGCCGAGGCGGGTTGACCGAATTTCCCGGACGCCGTTTCTGCGGCGTTGCGGGATGCACAGCAGTACCGAACATCAAAAACCATAAGCAAGGAGACAACATGTTCAAGAGCACCAAGCAGGGCATTGCCTACGCGTGCGCGGGTCTGATCGCGCTGGCCGCATCGGCGGGCGCGAGCGCCGCGGACAACTGGCCGACCAAGCCTATCCGCATGGTCATCCCGTTCTCGGCGGGCGGGAACACCGACGTGGTGGCCCGCCTGATCGCCCCGCACATCGAGAAAGCGGTGGGTCAGCCCGTCGTGGTCGAGAACCGTCCGGGCGCGGCAGGCAACATCGCCGCGGACTTCGTGGCGCGCGCCGATGCCGACGGCTACACGCTGTTGATGGGCACGGTGGGCACGCAGGCCATCAACTACGCCATCTACAAGGACATCCGGTTCAAGCCGGCGGATTTTGCGCCGATCACGCTGGTGGCTTCCGTTCCCAACGTGCTGGCGGTGACGGCCAGCCTGCCGGTGAAGTCGGTGCAGGAACTGATCGCGTACGGCAAGAAGAATCCGGGCAAGCTGAGCTTTGCGTCCAGCGGCGCGGGCAGTTCGATCCATCTGTCGGGTGAGATGTTCAAGAGCCGCACGGGTGTCGACATGGTCCACGTGCCGTACAAGGGCAGTGCCGCGGCGGTGACTGACCTGGTCGGCGGCCAGGTGCATCTGATGTTCGACAACCTGCCGACCTCGCTGCCCTTCATCAAGAACGGCACGCTGCGCGCGTTGGCGGTGACCAGCGCCGAACGCAGCACCAATCTGCCCGATGTGCCCACCATGGCCGAGGCCGGGGTGCCTAATTTCGAGGCGGGTTCGTGGTTTGGCGTGCTGGCCCCGGCAGGCACGCCCGCGCCCATCGTGAACCGGATCGATCAGGCTATCGAGAAGGCCATGGCCGACCCCGATATGCAGAAGCGCGTGATCGAGCTGGGCGCGGTGCCGTCCGTCAAGGGTCCCGCTGAATTCAACGCCTTCATCGGCACCGAGATCGAGAAGTGGAAAGCCGTGGTGCAAGCCGCGGGCGCTTCCTCCAACTGACACGACGAAAGAGCCGGCCATGCCTGACGAAGACATCAAAGCCTCATTGCGCGCCGCCTTTCAGGGGCGCGTGCTGGACGACGCCGACGCCCTGGCGCCGCACCTGACCGACTACCGCAAGCGGTGGACGGGCCGCACCCTGGCGCTGGCGCAGCCCGACAGCACCGAGGACGTGGCCAGGCTGGTGCATTGGTGCCGTGAGCGTCGCGTCGCCATCTATCCGCAAGGGGGCAATACGGGCCTGGTCGGCGGCAGCGTGCCGGACAGCGGCGGGCACAGTATTGTGCTGTCGCTGGCCCGCATGAACGCCATTTTGGATGTGGACCGCTACAACAACACCTTGACCGCGCAGGCGGGCGCCGTGCTGGCCAACGTCCAAGAGGCCGCCGCCCAGGCGGACCGGCTGTTTCCGTTGAGCCTGGGCGCGGAAGGAAGCTGCACCTTGGGCGGCAACCTGGCCACCAACGCCGGCGGCATCCAGGTGCTGCGCTATGGCAACGCGCGCGACCTGTGCCTGGGTCTGGAAGTGGTGACGCCCGACGGGCAGATCTGGAACGGATTGCGCGGACTGCGCAAGGACAACACCGGGTACGACCTGAAGCAGCTTTTCATTGGCGCGGAGGGCACGCTGGGCATCATCACGGCCGCCACCGTCAAGCTGTATCCGCGCCCCGCCGCGCAGATGACGGCCTTCGCCGCCGTGCCGGATCCGCAAAGCGCCGTGCAACTGCTGTCGCTGGCGCAGTCGTACCTGTCGGCCAGCCTGACGGCCTTTGAACTGATCAGCGGTCCGGCGGTGGAACTGGTGCTGCAACACACGCCCGGCGCGCGCAGCCCCGTGCCCGCCAAGGCGCCGTACTACGTGCTGCTGGAATCAAGCGACGCCGAAAGCGCGGCCCATGCCACGGCGCGATTCGAGGCGTTGATGGAGGCGGCCTTCGAGGCGGGCATCGTCACGGATGCGGCCATTGCGTCGACGCTGGCGCAGTCGGCGTCGTTCTGGCAGATCCGGCATCATCTGCCCGAAGCGCAGTCCATCGACGGCGAGAACATCAAGCATGACATCTCGCTGCCGATCTCGCGCATCGGTGAGTTCATCGACGCGGCGCAGACGGCGGTGCATGGCGTTTTGCCCAACGCGCGCATCTTCGTGTTTGGCCATGTGGGCGACGGCAACCTGCACTACAACGTGTCGACGCCGCCGGGCGCGGACGCGTCGGCCTACCAAGCCATGCGCAATTCGGAGAAGGCAGTGTCAGGCGCGGTATACGACGTGGTGGCGCGCATGAACGGGTCGATCTCCGCCGAGCATGGCGTGGGACAACTGCGGGTGGGATCGATTGGCCGGTACAAACCGGCCAACGAGATGGCGATGATGGCAAGCATCAAGCGCCTGTTCGATCCGCTGGGGTTGTTCAACCCCGGGCGGGTGATCGCCGCGGACTGAGCGCGGCGCCCCGCGCGCCGCTATCAGTGCGTGATCTGGATCAGTGCGTGATCTTGGTGCCCAGCACCGCCAGGAACTGCGCCATCCATGCCGGATGCGCGGGCCAGGCGGGCGCGGACACCAGATTGCCATCCGTGTAGGCCTGGTCGACGGCGATCTCGGCGTACGTGCCGCCTGCCAGACGAACCTCGGGTGCGCACGCAGGATACGCCGAGCAGGTCCGGCCCTTCAGCACGCCGGCCGCGGCCAGGATCTGCGCGCCGTGGCAGACGGCGGCGATGGGCTTGTTGGCCTTGTCGAAATGCCGCACGATCTCCAGCAATTTTTCGTTCAGGCGCAGGTATTCGGGTGCGCGTCCGCCGGGGATCACCAGGCCGTCGTAGGACGAGGGCTCGACGCGATCGAAGTCGTAGTTCAGCGTGAAGTTGTGGCCGCGCTTTTCGGTGTAGGTCTGCGCACCTTCGAAATCATGGATCGACGTGGCCACCGTGTCGCCCGCCTTCTTGTCCGGGCAGACCGCATGCACCGTGTGTCCGACGGTCAGCAGCGTCTGGAACGGCACCATGGTTTCGTAGTCTTCGGCGTAGTCGCCGACCAGCATCAACAGTCGTTTGCTCATGATTGTCTCCGTGGGATGAGGGTGGCGTCCGGTTGCTTGCCCGAGGATCGGGCTCCGGTTCTTGGTGTTCTTGTCCCATTGTGCCCGCCGAGCCGGCGGGCGAGGTGGTAGCGGGATACCACCATAGACACCACCCGGACGCCCCTACTCCAGCGCCACCGTGACCGGCTTGGCCCCCAGCAGATCCACCAGCACGTTCGGGTCGATGCCCACCAGATAGCCGCGCCGCCCGCCGTTGATGTAGACCACCGGATATTCCAGCACGTCGGCTTCCACCCACACCGGCATCTTCTTGCGGGTGCCAAACGGCGACGTGCCGCCTACCTGATAGCCGGAATGGCGCTGCGCGACCTCGGGCTTGCAAGGCTCGACCTTTTTCAGGCCGGCCTGGCGCGCCAGGTTCTTGGTGGAGACCTCGCGGTCGCCGTGCATGACCACGATCAGCGGCTTGGCCGATTCGTCCTCCATCACCAGCGTTTTGACCACGGCGTGCGGATCCAGGCCGAGCTGGCGCGCGGCTTCGCCGGCGCCGCCGTGGTCGACGTAGTCGTAGGTGTGCTCGGAATAAGCCACCTTGTGCTGCTTGAGGAACTGGGTAGCGGGCGTTTCGGAAACGTGGCGGGCTTTGCTCATGTTGGTGCCGGTGGGTAGGAAGATGGCGGCGGTCAGCCGCGTGGATGGTGCGCCGCGTGCAACGCCTTCAGGCGTTCGCGCGCCACATGGGTGTAGATCTGCGTGGTGGAAATGTCCGCATGGCCCAGCAGCATCTGCACGACGCGCAGGTCCGCGCCGTGATTCAACAGATGGGTGGCGAAGGCGTGGCGCAGCACGTGCGGCGACAGCGGCGCATGCACGCCGGCGAGCACGGCGTATTTCTTGACCAGTTGCCAGAATGCCTGCCGCGACATCGCCTCGGCGCGGCTGGTGATGAAAAGCGCGTCGCTGACGCGGCCTGCCGCCAATTCGGGGCGCGCCGTGGCCAGGTACTGCGAAATCCAGTGGGCGGCTTCGGCGCCCAGGGGCACAAGGCGGTCCTTGCCGCCCTTGCCCAGCACCACGCGCACCACGCCTTCATTCAGGCTGACGTCCAAGGCGCGCACGCCGACCAGCTCGGACACGCGCAGGCCGGTGGCGTATAGGGTCTCGAGCATGGCGCGGTCGCGCAGGCCGCGCGGCTGGCTGACGTCGGGCGCGCGCAGCAGGGCGTCCACCTGCTGCTCGGACAGCGTCTTGGGCATCCGCGGCGGCTGCTTGGCGGCGACCAGCGTCAGGCACGGATCGCGCTCGGCGCGGTGTTCGCGCAGCGCCCAGGCGTAGAAGCGGCGCAACGCGGCAAGCCGGCGGTTGGCGGTGGTGGCGCGGGTTTCTTCGTGACGGAAGGCGAACCAGGCCTCGATGTCGGACTTTTGCGCGTCGCGGATCGGCTTGCCCGGGCCGACGGGCAGGGTCTGGGCGCGCGCCGGTTCGCCGTTGCGGTCGGCCAGTTCCCGGGCATAGGCCTCGGGGTCTTCGAGCCAGCGGGCGAAACCCGTCAGGTCGCGCCGGTAGGCGGCCAGGGTGTTGGCGGAGAGGCCGTCTTCAAGCCAGACGGCGTCGATGAAGGCGTCGATGTCGGCTTGGGAGGCGAGCGTCTGGCGGGCAGTGGGCATGGCGGGATTCTACGGCGCGGCGCGGCCGGGCAGGCGCTCGCCCACGCCGGCGGCGGCGGACTTGAGCCACGTTTCAAACGCCTTCAATGCATCGGACCGTTCGCTGCGTTGCGGATAACCGAAGTAATAGCCCTGGCTGACCGCCAGCGACTGCGGCACCGGCATGGCCAGCGCCCCCTGGTCCAACGCCGGCTGCGCCAGAAAGCGCGGCATCAACCCAACGCCCAGGCCAGCCTGCACCGCCGCCATCACCATGGTGAAGAGCTCGTAGCGCGGGCCCCCGGCCGCCTGCGGACCATACAGATAGCCATTGGCCCCGTACCACTGACGCCAGGCGTCCGGCCGCGACGCCAGGTGCAGATGCGTCAGGCCGGTCAGGCCGCCGCCCTGCTCCGCCACGCGCGCCGCCAATTCGGGCGCACAGACCGGCACCAGCTCGCGTTCGGGAAACAGCAGCCCGCCCTGCGTGCCGGGCCAGAGTCCGTCCCCGTGATACAGCGCGCCATCGAACGGCTGGTCCTTGAACTGGAACGGCAGCGTGCGCACGGACAGGCTGACGGTGATGTCGCCGTGCTCGCGCTGGAAGTCGGCCAGACGCGGGATCAGCCAGGTGGTAGCCAGCGTGGGTACGACGGCGATGTGGATGCTGCGCCCCATGCCGGTCCGGCTGACGAGACCAAAAGTGTCCTTTTCGATCTGGTCCAGATGGTGACGGATGCGGCCGGCGTACTCGGCGCCGTGATCGGTCAGCACGATCCGGCGGCGCACCCGCGTGAACAGCTGCACGCCCAGCCGCGCTTCCAGGCTGGCCACCTGGCGGTAGACGGCGCTGTGCGTCAGCGACAGCTCTTCGGCGGCGCGCGAAAAGCTGCCCAGCCGGGCCGAGGCCTCGAACGCCTGCAGGGCGGCCAGATTGGGAATGCCGTTTCTCATGGAAATACCGCCGCAAAGCCGGCCCGCCGCCGTGCGCCCGCATGCTGCGGCGCACCAGCCGGCACGTGCCGAGGGATCAACAGAATGTGCAATTTTATCAATTGCGTTGTGCGCTCAGGGAACATATGCTCGGGAGTTCTACCCTAGGCTAACCACGACACCACCATGCCCCAGCAAGATTCCCGCCTTGGCGGTCACATTCTGGTCGACCAACTGGTCGCCCATGGCGTCAAACATGTCTTTTGTGTCCCCGGCGAAAGCTATCTGGCGGTGCTGGACGGCCTGCACGATGCCGACATCAAGGTCACGGTGTGCCGCCAGGAAGGCGGCGCGGCCATGATGGCCGATGCGCACGGCAAGCTGACGGGCGAACCCGGCATCTGCATGGTGACGCGCGGCCCGGGCGCGTCCAACGCGCTGGCTGGCGTGCACATTTCCAAGCAGGATTCGTCGCCGATGATCCTGTTCGTCGGCCAGATCGAGCGCGGCATGCGCGAGCGCGAAGCCTTCCAGGAAATGGATTACCGCGCCGTGTTCGGCACGCAGGCCAAATGGGTGACCGAGATCGATCAGGTCGAACGCATTCCCGAACTGATCTCGCGCGCGTTTCACATCGCCACCTCGGGCCGCCCCGGCCCGGTCGTGATTGCGCTGCCGGAAGACATGCTGGTCGAAGCCGCCAAGGTGGCCGACGCGCCGCGCTACGAAGTGATTGAATCCGCCCCCACCGCCGGCCAGCTGGCCGACCTGGAAAAACTGCTGGCCGGCGCCAAGAACCCGGTCGCCATCCTGGGCGGCACGCGCTGGGACGCGCGCGCCGTGCAGGAATTTGCCGACTTCGCACAACGCCATGCGCTGCCGACCGCCGTGTCGTTCCGCCGCCAGATGCTGTTCCCGGCCGACCATCCTTGCTTCATCGGCGACGTGGGTCTGGGCATCAACCCCGCACTGCTCAAGCGCGTGACCGACGCCGACCTGATCCTGCTGGTGGGCGGCCGCATGTCCGAGAACCCCAGCCAGGCGTACACGCTGCTGGACATCCCGGTGCCCAAGCAAAAACTGGTGCACGTGCATCCCGATGCCGCCGAGCTGGGCCGCGTGTACCGCCCCACCCTGGCCATCAACACGTCGCCGTCCGCCTTTGCCGCGTCGCTGGCCGGCCTGAAGGCGCCGGCCGCGCCGGTCTGGGCTGAAGGCACCAAGGCGATGCGCGAGTCGTACCTGAAATGGAGCGACCCCGAAACCGTCACCACTCCGGGCGCGCTGCAATTGGGCCAGGTGATGGGGTATCTGGAAAAGACGTTGCCGGCCGACGCCATCATGACCAATGGCGCGGGCAACTATGCTACCTGGCTGCATCGCTTTCACCGCTTCACGCGCTTTGGCACGCAGTTGGCCCCTACCTCCGGATCCATGGGCTACGGTCTGCCGGCGGCCGTGGGCGCCAAGCGCGTCTGGCCGGACAAGACCGTCGTGTGCTTCGCGGGCGACGGGTGCTTCCTGATGCACGGCCAGGAGTTCGCGACGGCGGTGCAGTATGACCTGCCCATCGTCGTGATCCTGGTGGACAACGGCATGTACGGCACGATCCGCATGCACCAGGAAAAGCACTATCCGGGCCGCATTTCCGCGACCGAGCTCAAGAACCCCGATTTCGCCGACTACGCGCGCGCCTTTGGCGGCCACGGCGAACGCGTGGAGACCACCGAACAGTTCGCGCCGGCCTTCGAACGGGCACTGGCCAGCGGCAAGCCGGCGATCCTGCACTGCTTCATCGACCCGGAAACCATCAGCCCGTCCACGACCCTCGAGAAGATCCGCGAGGCGGCGCTGAAGGCCCAGCACTGAACCCTGCACGGGCGACATAACCGGCAGATCATCCGGCGGCGCGCCCAGGCGCACCGCCGTGCAAACCCCAACTTGCCGCCCGAATTATTTTAAGTTTAAACTTTCTAGATTCCGATCACGGAAATCCATAGCGGAGACCCAGCATGTCCTCGAACCCCTCATTCCACTGGCAAGATCCTCTGTTGCTGGACCAGCAACTGACCGACGAAGAGCGTATGGTGCGCGACGCCGCCTACGCCTACTCGCAGGACAAGCTGGCTCCCCGCGTGCTCAACGCGTTCCGCAACGAGAAGACCGATCCCGAGATCTTCTCCGAAATGGGCGAACTGGGCCTCCTGGGCGCCACGATTCCCGTCGAATACGGCGGCGCCGGCCTGAACTACGTCAGCTACGGCCTGATCGCCCGTGAAGTCGAACGCGTCGACTCCGGCTACCGCTCGATGATGAGCGTGCAGTCCTCGCTGGTGATGGTGCCGATCAACGAATTCGGCAGCGAAGAACAAAAGAAGAAGTACCTGCCCAAGCTGGCGCGCGGCGAGTGGATCGGCTGCTTCGGCCTGACCGAACCCAACCACGGCTCCGACCCCAACGGCATGGAAACCCGCGCCGTCAAAACGGCCGACGGCTATAAGGTCAGCGGCAACAAGATGTGGATCACCAACTCGCCCATCGCGGACGTGTTCGTGGTGTGGGCCAAGTGCGTCGGCGGCGACTTCGACGGCAAGATCCGCGGCTTCATCCTTGAAAAGGGCATGAAGGGCCTGTCGGCCCCCGCCATCCACGGCAAGGTCGGCCTGCGCGCGTCGATCACCGGCGAAATCGTCATGGACGAAGTGGAAGTGTCCGCCGACCAGATGATGCCCGGCGTGTCCGGCCTGAAGGGTCCGTTCACCTGCCTGAACTCCGCCCGCTACGGCATCGCCTGGGGCGCTGTCGGCGCCGCCGAGGCCTGCTGGCACACCGCCCGCCAATACACCCTGGACCGCAAGCAGTTCGGCCGCCCCCTGGCTGCCAACCAGCTCATCCAGAAGAAGCTGGCCGACATGCAGACCGAAATCACGCTGGCGCTGCAAGGCTGCCTGCGCCTGGGCCGCATGAAGGACGAAGGCACTGCCGCCGTCGAAATCACCTCGATCATGAAGCGCAATTCGTGCGGCAAGGCGCTGGACATCGCCCGCCTGGCCCGCGACATGCTCGGCGGCAACGGCATCTCCGACGAGTTCGGCGTCGCCCGCCACCTGGTGAACCTGGAAGTGGTCAACACCTACGAAGGCACCCACGACGTGCACGCCCTGATCCTGGGCCGCGCACAGACGGGCATCCAGGCGTTCTATTGATCGCTTGCCTGGTGTAGAAAAGAAGGCCGCCTGCTGGGCGGTCTGACCCCCGACAGTTGGAAGAAATCCAACTGTCGGGGGTTTTTTTATGACGACGTACGGTTAGCACTCCAAGCCGAGCACGGCCCAGCTAACTGAGTTGCAGGAATTTGACGTGCGTCGGTCCGATATTGGACCGACCTGACGCGCTTCGCGCAATTTCCAAATTCTTCTGATTTTCGGTCGCTAGACGGAGTGTTGTTCTACGCGCACCGCCAATCTGCAAGGATGAAATATGTCAGGCCGCCCGATTGTTCGCGTAGGCTCGGCAGGCATGGCACAGGCGCTGCTGGATGCCTACTCTGCTGTGCTGAAGAAGCGATGGCCGACCATGCAGCACCACCCAGAGAACGGTGTCTGGCCTGCGAGTGCTGACGATGTGCCAGATCATATTTCCATCAAGCTGGGCTGCGATCTTTATCGCCAGGTCAAACCCCACGAACTGACGACGGCGACGCTCCTGCGAGTGGTTGAAGCCGTACCGCTACCTTGGGGAAATGCTCGGCATCGGGCCAAAGATATCCACAAATG
The DNA window shown above is from Achromobacter spanius and carries:
- a CDS encoding thiamine pyrophosphate-binding protein, with the protein product MPQQDSRLGGHILVDQLVAHGVKHVFCVPGESYLAVLDGLHDADIKVTVCRQEGGAAMMADAHGKLTGEPGICMVTRGPGASNALAGVHISKQDSSPMILFVGQIERGMREREAFQEMDYRAVFGTQAKWVTEIDQVERIPELISRAFHIATSGRPGPVVIALPEDMLVEAAKVADAPRYEVIESAPTAGQLADLEKLLAGAKNPVAILGGTRWDARAVQEFADFAQRHALPTAVSFRRQMLFPADHPCFIGDVGLGINPALLKRVTDADLILLVGGRMSENPSQAYTLLDIPVPKQKLVHVHPDAAELGRVYRPTLAINTSPSAFAASLAGLKAPAAPVWAEGTKAMRESYLKWSDPETVTTPGALQLGQVMGYLEKTLPADAIMTNGAGNYATWLHRFHRFTRFGTQLAPTSGSMGYGLPAAVGAKRVWPDKTVVCFAGDGCFLMHGQEFATAVQYDLPIVVILVDNGMYGTIRMHQEKHYPGRISATELKNPDFADYARAFGGHGERVETTEQFAPAFERALASGKPAILHCFIDPETISPSTTLEKIREAALKAQH
- a CDS encoding Bug family tripartite tricarboxylate transporter substrate binding protein, translating into MFKSTKQGIAYACAGLIALAASAGASAADNWPTKPIRMVIPFSAGGNTDVVARLIAPHIEKAVGQPVVVENRPGAAGNIAADFVARADADGYTLLMGTVGTQAINYAIYKDIRFKPADFAPITLVASVPNVLAVTASLPVKSVQELIAYGKKNPGKLSFASSGAGSSIHLSGEMFKSRTGVDMVHVPYKGSAAAVTDLVGGQVHLMFDNLPTSLPFIKNGTLRALAVTSAERSTNLPDVPTMAEAGVPNFEAGSWFGVLAPAGTPAPIVNRIDQAIEKAMADPDMQKRVIELGAVPSVKGPAEFNAFIGTEIEKWKAVVQAAGASSN
- the xerD gene encoding site-specific tyrosine recombinase XerD, whose translation is MPTARQTLASQADIDAFIDAVWLEDGLSANTLAAYRRDLTGFARWLEDPEAYARELADRNGEPARAQTLPVGPGKPIRDAQKSDIEAWFAFRHEETRATTANRRLAALRRFYAWALREHRAERDPCLTLVAAKQPPRMPKTLSEQQVDALLRAPDVSQPRGLRDRAMLETLYATGLRVSELVGVRALDVSLNEGVVRVVLGKGGKDRLVPLGAEAAHWISQYLATARPELAAGRVSDALFITSRAEAMSRQAFWQLVKKYAVLAGVHAPLSPHVLRHAFATHLLNHGADLRVVQMLLGHADISTTQIYTHVARERLKALHAAHHPRG
- a CDS encoding DJ-1/PfpI family protein; the protein is MSKRLLMLVGDYAEDYETMVPFQTLLTVGHTVHAVCPDKKAGDTVATSIHDFEGAQTYTEKRGHNFTLNYDFDRVEPSSYDGLVIPGGRAPEYLRLNEKLLEIVRHFDKANKPIAAVCHGAQILAAAGVLKGRTCSAYPACAPEVRLAGGTYAEIAVDQAYTDGNLVSAPAWPAHPAWMAQFLAVLGTKITH
- a CDS encoding FAD-binding oxidoreductase → MPDEDIKASLRAAFQGRVLDDADALAPHLTDYRKRWTGRTLALAQPDSTEDVARLVHWCRERRVAIYPQGGNTGLVGGSVPDSGGHSIVLSLARMNAILDVDRYNNTLTAQAGAVLANVQEAAAQADRLFPLSLGAEGSCTLGGNLATNAGGIQVLRYGNARDLCLGLEVVTPDGQIWNGLRGLRKDNTGYDLKQLFIGAEGTLGIITAATVKLYPRPAAQMTAFAAVPDPQSAVQLLSLAQSYLSASLTAFELISGPAVELVLQHTPGARSPVPAKAPYYVLLESSDAESAAHATARFEALMEAAFEAGIVTDAAIASTLAQSASFWQIRHHLPEAQSIDGENIKHDISLPISRIGEFIDAAQTAVHGVLPNARIFVFGHVGDGNLHYNVSTPPGADASAYQAMRNSEKAVSGAVYDVVARMNGSISAEHGVGQLRVGSIGRYKPANEMAMMASIKRLFDPLGLFNPGRVIAAD
- the ybaK gene encoding Cys-tRNA(Pro) deacylase; the encoded protein is MSKARHVSETPATQFLKQHKVAYSEHTYDYVDHGGAGEAARQLGLDPHAVVKTLVMEDESAKPLIVVMHGDREVSTKNLARQAGLKKVEPCKPEVAQRHSGYQVGGTSPFGTRKKMPVWVEADVLEYPVVYINGGRRGYLVGIDPNVLVDLLGAKPVTVALE
- a CDS encoding dihydrodipicolinate synthase family protein produces the protein MLDQARGVYIVAQTPFQENGAIDLDSVDSLTDFYFSHGANGLTVLGVAGESNKLTPAESLAVASRFIARAKGKPVVVGVSNSSVAQMAELTGQVMDAGAAGVMIAPPGGLRTEQEVLSYFEAVFDRIGNVPTVLQDFPFSTGTWMSVPVIGQLIERHPQIQAVKEEDLPSITKITKLRALPGRRVAILTGNNAMFLPLEMGRGIDGPMAGFSHPEMLSQVYSLYTAGRVDEAHAVFDRYLPLLSYENQSQWGVAVRKEIMKRRGAIKHAGMRRPGPKLDATDHAEIDLLLERLKRTLAEAG
- a CDS encoding acyl-CoA dehydrogenase, with translation MSSNPSFHWQDPLLLDQQLTDEERMVRDAAYAYSQDKLAPRVLNAFRNEKTDPEIFSEMGELGLLGATIPVEYGGAGLNYVSYGLIAREVERVDSGYRSMMSVQSSLVMVPINEFGSEEQKKKYLPKLARGEWIGCFGLTEPNHGSDPNGMETRAVKTADGYKVSGNKMWITNSPIADVFVVWAKCVGGDFDGKIRGFILEKGMKGLSAPAIHGKVGLRASITGEIVMDEVEVSADQMMPGVSGLKGPFTCLNSARYGIAWGAVGAAEACWHTARQYTLDRKQFGRPLAANQLIQKKLADMQTEITLALQGCLRLGRMKDEGTAAVEITSIMKRNSCGKALDIARLARDMLGGNGISDEFGVARHLVNLEVVNTYEGTHDVHALILGRAQTGIQAFY
- a CDS encoding LysR substrate-binding domain-containing protein; this encodes MRNGIPNLAALQAFEASARLGSFSRAAEELSLTHSAVYRQVASLEARLGVQLFTRVRRRIVLTDHGAEYAGRIRHHLDQIEKDTFGLVSRTGMGRSIHIAVVPTLATTWLIPRLADFQREHGDITVSLSVRTLPFQFKDQPFDGALYHGDGLWPGTQGGLLFPERELVPVCAPELAARVAEQGGGLTGLTHLHLASRPDAWRQWYGANGYLYGPQAAGGPRYELFTMVMAAVQAGLGVGLMPRFLAQPALDQGALAMPVPQSLAVSQGYYFGYPQRSERSDALKAFETWLKSAAAGVGERLPGRAAP